In the genome of Bdellovibrionota bacterium, the window CTTGATCAAGACCCTTTACTTCAAGGAGAGAAAATCGTTCGAAGGGGTTCTGCGGCCATCCGTCATCGAAACCGACAGCCCCCTTTATAAGGGCTATCAGTCCATACTGGCCTATGCGAATGTCAAAAAGAGGATCGTCCCCGATGAGGTGTTTACACTGGAATTTCTGGCTAAAATCGAATCCATCCGGTGAGAAATCCATGCGGTTTGTAAAACTGCTGGTCCTTCTATGTGTTATTTTACCTGCGTCCAATCTCCTTTCCCAGGAACAATCGCAGGACAAGGCTAAGTTCGAGGTCGATCTTTCAGAGTTTCAGAAAGAGATCGACAAACTCGCCGCCAAGCCGTACAGCTTGGGAGGATTTCTCGAGTTTCAACCCACCCTCCTCGGGATAGATCGGGATTCGACCTTTTCCCGACTGCAATTCTTTCGACACAATCAGGGCAGCACGTTCGACCAGTATAACTTTCGGCTACGACTGGAGGGGTCCTACAAGAAAGATATCTTCTCCGTATTTTTTAAAACGGACACCTTCGTGCGCAATGATTTTGAAGGATGGGACGAGGATACGAAGCTTTTCGAGGCCTATGCTTCCGTCAAGCCCAGCTCTGGCTTTATCATGGAAGCTGGGAAGAAAGTCATGAAGTGGGGCAAAGGCTATGCGTGGAATCCCGCGAGCTTCATCGACCGACCGAAGAACCCCGAAGATCCGGAAGAAGCGCTCGAAGGGTCCACCGTCGCAACGGCCGATTATATTCGCAGCTTCGACGGACCGTTGAAAACGGTGACTCTGACCGCGGCGGTCATCCCGGTTTATCGCCACGTCAATGCCAAGTTTGGCGAGCTCTTTCACACGAACTTCGCATCCAAGCTCTACCTGCTCGCTTACGACACCGATTTGGACTTCATGGTTTTTACCGGTGAAAGTCGAACGACCCGGTACGGCTTCGACTTCTCGAAGAATCTGGCGACCAACTTCGAGCTGCACGGCGAGTTCTCCGTCATCAATAACGTCAAATCGAAGTTCATCAACGAGAGCGGACGAGGCTTGTCCAAGGAAGCGGACGCCGTCAATTATCTTCTCGGGTTACGTTACCTTACGGAAAAGGAAACCACTTACATACTCGAGTACTATCGCGACGGAACCGGCTTGAGCCGTGAACGGATGAGGGATTTTTTTAGCTTCGTCGACAGGAGCTATCGGAATTTCCTGGTCACGGGAAACGCCGGCGGGCTGGTTCAAGGAGCGCAACTGTCCAAAGGAGCTTACGGAAAGCCGAATCCCATGCGTGACTATCTATATTTCCGCGTCAGCCAAAAAGAGCCCTTTGATGTTCTCTACCTCACGCCCGCCCTCACTTCGATCGTCAATCCGGCCGATGGCAGCTTTAATGTGATTCCCGAGGTTACCTACAGTCCCATGACAAACCTGGAGTTCCGATTGAGGGGAGTATTCCTTGTTGGTCGACACCAGACCGACTTCGGAGAAAAACAGAACGACTACCGGTTGGAGCTGCGGCTGCGATATTATTTCGCGCTCTGACGTTTAATCCAACGGCTGCTCTGCTCGTGAGCTCGCTTCCGGCTCAATGAGCGATCAATTGGGCGGGCCTGGGGAAAAGCTGAATGCCGCCATTCGTATGCCCGCGTATCCTTCTTTAACTGCTCTCTTCCTCTCATTTTTAAAGCTGGGTGCGACTGCGTTTGGCGGGCCCGCTATGGTTCCATTTATCGGTAAGATGGCCGTTGAGCGACGAAACTGGCTCGACGGTGGTTCCTTCCGCGACGGCGTAGCTCTGTGTCAGATGATTCCGGGGGCGACGGCGATGCAAGTCTCAGCTTACGTCGGCTTCAAAGTGAGAAGGGTGGCCGGCGCGGCGGCCGCCTTCATTGGATTTGGACTTCCCGCATTTCTTCTCATGGTTGGTCTTTCGGCTTTCTATGTACGCTTCCACGCCTTGCCGTCAGTCGTTTCACTGTTTAATGGGCTGCAGGCAATCATTGTCGCCATCGTCGCTAACGCGGCCGTCTCGTTCGGCAAGGCTTCCCTGAAAAGCCTGCGGGATGGAATGATCGCCGTGATCGCGGCGGTCATGTTCGCGCTGAAAGTGAGTCCGATACTGGTCATCTTGAGCGCGGCGCTTTCGGGTCTCTTGCTCATGAGAAAGAATTCACCACCGGATCTTGGCGCTCGTTCAGAAACGGATTCAGGTTCAACTAGACCTTTTTTGATCATTGGATCGGTTGCCGCGTTTGCGCTCGTTGTGCTCTTTTTCTCGGAGCGCAAGTTGTTTGATCTTGCCGTCATCATGTTGCGAATCGATCTTTTCGCCTTTGGCGGCGGCTTTGCCTCGGTGCTTCTTATGCTCCACGAAATCGTCGAGGTGCGATCGTGGATGGATGATCGAACCTTCTTAGACGGAATCGCGTTGGGGCAGGTGACGCCGGGGCCGATCGTGATCACCGCCGCTTTCGTCGGCTATATGGTTTACGGGATTATCGGGAGCGTGGTGGCGACGGTCAGCGTCTTTCTGCCGTCCTTTTTGATTGTGATTGGGATCGTGCCCGCAATGGGCAGGGTGCGTAGGTCGGTCTATTTTACCGGGGTTTTCGGCGCGATTCTTTGCTCATTCGTGGGGCTTCTGTTTTCCGTCACTCTTCGATTCGCTTCGGGCATCGCGTGGGATATCCCGCGCGCGTTACTCACCATCGCAGGATTTATTGCGTTGCTTTTGAGAACCGAGATCATCTGGCTAGTAGTCGTGGGAACGGTGGTGTCGATCATTTTCCTATAGATAATCTACCCGACCATCCGAGAGTTCGATGACGTTTACCGCGCTCCGTTCTAGTAGGCCAGGTCGGTCATTCCCGCCGTAACGTTTCGGGCTTTTGGCGAGTATTTTAATTTTTCGTAACCGAAACGCTTTTGATGATCGCTCAAATAAGTGCTTCTCGGCATGAGCAAAGACGTGATTGAATTTCAATTGTGCAAGAAGAGCCCCGGCGTTTTCGCGATCGTGAGAATGTTCCAGCTCACCTTTGTGGGATGTCACGCGGTTTTTTTCTGGCATAGGCCTTGCTCTAAAAGTCGTGGAACTAGCA includes:
- the chrA gene encoding chromate efflux transporter, with product MPAYPSLTALFLSFLKLGATAFGGPAMVPFIGKMAVERRNWLDGGSFRDGVALCQMIPGATAMQVSAYVGFKVRRVAGAAAAFIGFGLPAFLLMVGLSAFYVRFHALPSVVSLFNGLQAIIVAIVANAAVSFGKASLKSLRDGMIAVIAAVMFALKVSPILVILSAALSGLLLMRKNSPPDLGARSETDSGSTRPFLIIGSVAAFALVVLFFSERKLFDLAVIMLRIDLFAFGGGFASVLLMLHEIVEVRSWMDDRTFLDGIALGQVTPGPIVITAAFVGYMVYGIIGSVVATVSVFLPSFLIVIGIVPAMGRVRRSVYFTGVFGAILCSFVGLLFSVTLRFASGIAWDIPRALLTIAGFIALLLRTEIIWLVVVGTVVSIIFL
- a CDS encoding outer membrane lipoprotein-sorting protein, translated to LIKTLYFKERKSFEGVLRPSVIETDSPLYKGYQSILAYANVKKRIVPDEVFTLEFLAKIESIR